Proteins co-encoded in one Capillibacterium thermochitinicola genomic window:
- the lpxD gene encoding UDP-3-O-(3-hydroxymyristoyl)glucosamine N-acyltransferase, which produces MATLEELASLVKGKVVGDGKLELTGVSGLDTAQPGEISLIASAKALPAARESKASAFIFPSNLREFNFQGIEIDNPRMAFAQILWYFYPKKKYAEGIHPSAVIGEGFQHGPGCHIGPLVFIGDRVKLGKGVVIHPGVVIQDDVEIGDDSEIRPNVVLCHGTKIGNRVLIHPGAVIGGDGFGFEKTSDGRHLKVPQVGCVVIEDDVEIGSNVTIDRATTGQTLIGAGTKIDNLVQIGHNVKVGKDCIMVAMTGVAGSTKIGDRVTLAGQSGINGHITIGDDTVVFVRGMVISSLPPNSIVSGQPARPHGEDMRIQAAAGKLPELLKTIRQLEKRVAELEGKLN; this is translated from the coding sequence ATGGCGACTTTAGAAGAACTGGCGTCGCTGGTGAAAGGAAAAGTGGTCGGCGATGGAAAGCTTGAGTTGACCGGGGTTTCCGGATTGGATACAGCCCAACCGGGCGAGATCTCGTTGATTGCTTCAGCGAAGGCGCTCCCTGCCGCCCGGGAGAGTAAAGCGTCGGCCTTTATTTTCCCTTCGAATTTAAGAGAGTTTAATTTTCAAGGCATTGAGATAGATAATCCCCGAATGGCTTTTGCCCAAATTTTGTGGTATTTCTATCCGAAAAAGAAATACGCGGAGGGAATTCACCCTTCGGCCGTGATCGGCGAAGGGTTTCAGCATGGTCCCGGCTGTCACATCGGCCCGTTGGTCTTTATCGGTGACCGTGTAAAGCTGGGCAAGGGAGTCGTGATCCATCCGGGCGTCGTGATCCAGGACGATGTGGAGATTGGTGATGATTCGGAGATCCGGCCCAATGTGGTCTTATGCCACGGGACGAAGATTGGCAACCGTGTACTTATTCACCCGGGGGCCGTTATCGGCGGCGACGGGTTTGGGTTTGAAAAGACCAGTGACGGAAGACACTTAAAAGTGCCGCAAGTGGGCTGCGTGGTCATCGAAGATGATGTGGAGATCGGGTCGAATGTCACGATTGACCGGGCGACAACCGGTCAGACCTTGATTGGCGCGGGGACCAAGATCGACAACCTGGTTCAGATCGGTCATAATGTTAAAGTTGGCAAGGATTGTATTATGGTCGCGATGACCGGAGTTGCCGGGAGCACGAAGATCGGCGACCGGGTGACTCTGGCCGGGCAATCGGGGATTAACGGCCATATTACCATCGGCGATGATACGGTAGTTTTTGTCCGGGGGATGGTGATCAGCAGTCTTCCGCCGAACTCAATCGTTTCCGGCCAACCAGCCCGTCCCCACGGCGAGGATATGCGGATTCAGGCGGCAGCCGGTAAACTGCCGGAACTGCTCAAGACCATCCGGCAACTGGAAAAAAGAGTTGCCGAGTTGGAAGGCAAACTCAACTAA
- a CDS encoding OmpH family outer membrane protein, with amino-acid sequence MKLKVAKKLVPMVLLIGIVFAITGLVAAKGGSTVGYIDMQRLQNELSLFQDLQELLQQKNAEFNSFGAYLQTQQKNELNALEKQKEAELKGKSEAERKEIEAKYQEQARKVIKSYQQKLEAENARLSSEVQAKHEEIIAKIEATLEEIAKKEGYAIILEKSVVYYGGVDLTEQVIAALQK; translated from the coding sequence ATGAAATTGAAGGTTGCAAAGAAACTGGTCCCCATGGTGTTGTTGATTGGGATAGTCTTCGCCATCACCGGGCTCGTTGCCGCCAAAGGCGGATCAACGGTTGGGTATATTGATATGCAGCGATTACAGAACGAACTGTCGCTGTTTCAGGATTTGCAGGAACTGTTGCAACAAAAAAATGCTGAGTTTAACAGCTTTGGAGCATATCTCCAAACGCAACAAAAGAACGAGTTGAATGCCCTGGAAAAGCAGAAGGAAGCGGAGCTGAAAGGGAAATCGGAAGCGGAACGGAAAGAGATTGAGGCCAAATACCAAGAACAGGCGCGCAAGGTCATTAAAAGCTATCAGCAAAAGCTAGAGGCAGAAAATGCGCGGTTGTCCAGTGAAGTGCAAGCCAAACATGAAGAAATTATCGCCAAAATCGAAGCGACTCTGGAGGAGATCGCCAAAAAAGAAGGTTATGCGATTATTCTGGAAAAAAGCGTCGTTTACTATGGGGGCGTGGATTTAACTGAGCAAGTGATCGCGGCTTTGCAGAAGTAA
- a CDS encoding BamA/OMP85 family outer membrane protein, translating into MTRILKIPVLLGVVLFMFMMWSGPALAVGELVLSVEISGNKQVKEEQILQAVTNIRLGEALDRQAVVKDQQAIMDLGYFAMVEPYAEEFLGGIKVVFRVVENPQITRYEIKGLERITPEEVLPFFRQKPGDVFNYVTMLNDLVMAQQYFNEERGLLIPPFSGSAGEISELMQIDEEGVVHLHLTEARLGRIRYQGLERTKEFVVAREMTLKEGDILDLNVLREDTQQLARLQLFSDISPRLQPTTEPGVMDLIMEFKEGENRIFNMGISYTPVDNTLLGSFGITDPNLMGLGQKLSFNMEFNPNNVFNFNFEFQEPWLDAKQTSLGLKLYSNHTLSLSSRNLDGGVFSGKDGRFDNKYTYNYNEKKTGLNLTLGRPLNRHLRLSTSFRMERVTIDPQEWVADRNNQYEYENAEGNKQTIEKEDDYPTLPLKQEYWDNSLGLGLNYNRLVYTGAYTTDGYHASLGLNLHGGIFGGEYDYQRLYGEFKQFYSPLAHTTLGYRVMGSKILGQTPDSSKLYLGGELSLRGYDVRHVSGDQQVLANFELRQRIPNAENLEAVLFYDVGTVDFEKYYHSYGVGFRYNIPLLGQLRFDFGWTPESGKPKFNFFFGEMF; encoded by the coding sequence GTGACGAGGATCTTAAAAATCCCGGTACTACTTGGTGTTGTGCTTTTTATGTTTATGATGTGGAGCGGACCGGCGCTGGCGGTAGGAGAGCTTGTTCTATCGGTCGAGATCTCCGGTAACAAACAGGTAAAAGAGGAACAGATCCTCCAGGCGGTAACCAATATACGCTTGGGCGAAGCCCTTGACCGGCAAGCGGTGGTCAAGGATCAGCAAGCGATCATGGATCTTGGTTATTTCGCCATGGTGGAACCCTACGCCGAAGAATTTCTCGGCGGGATTAAAGTGGTCTTCCGCGTGGTGGAAAATCCGCAGATTACCCGTTATGAAATTAAAGGTTTGGAACGGATTACACCCGAAGAGGTACTTCCGTTTTTCCGCCAAAAACCAGGAGATGTTTTCAACTACGTAACGATGCTGAACGACCTGGTGATGGCGCAACAGTATTTCAATGAGGAGCGCGGACTGCTCATCCCGCCCTTTAGCGGTAGCGCCGGTGAGATCAGTGAGTTAATGCAGATCGATGAGGAAGGGGTAGTCCATCTTCATCTTACCGAGGCCCGCTTAGGCCGCATCCGCTACCAGGGGTTGGAGAGAACGAAAGAGTTTGTCGTGGCGCGGGAGATGACGCTGAAAGAAGGAGACATCCTGGACCTTAACGTTTTACGGGAAGATACGCAGCAACTGGCCAGACTCCAATTGTTCTCCGATATTTCTCCCCGGCTGCAACCAACCACTGAACCGGGGGTGATGGATCTGATCATGGAGTTCAAGGAGGGTGAGAACCGCATTTTTAACATGGGTATCTCTTATACTCCGGTGGACAATACGCTCCTGGGGAGCTTTGGGATCACAGATCCGAACCTCATGGGCCTTGGCCAGAAGCTCTCGTTTAACATGGAGTTCAACCCGAACAATGTTTTTAATTTTAATTTTGAGTTCCAGGAACCCTGGTTGGATGCAAAACAGACTTCTTTGGGGCTCAAGCTCTATTCCAACCACACGCTTTCCTTGTCCTCGCGGAACTTGGATGGTGGTGTTTTCTCCGGTAAAGATGGGCGGTTCGATAACAAGTACACCTACAATTACAATGAAAAGAAGACCGGCCTCAACCTGACGCTGGGCCGGCCGTTGAACCGCCACTTACGGTTGAGCACATCCTTCCGGATGGAACGGGTGACGATAGACCCGCAGGAGTGGGTGGCCGACCGGAACAACCAGTATGAATATGAAAATGCCGAAGGCAACAAACAGACCATCGAAAAAGAGGATGATTACCCTACTCTCCCCTTAAAGCAAGAATACTGGGATAATAGTCTGGGCCTCGGGTTGAATTACAACCGTTTGGTTTATACCGGCGCCTATACCACCGATGGTTACCACGCAAGTTTAGGTCTTAACCTTCACGGCGGTATTTTTGGCGGCGAATACGATTATCAGCGCCTCTACGGGGAATTTAAACAGTTCTATTCACCCTTGGCCCACACCACCCTTGGTTACCGGGTGATGGGCAGCAAGATCCTGGGGCAAACACCCGACTCTTCCAAGCTGTATCTTGGTGGCGAATTATCTCTTCGTGGTTACGACGTCAGACATGTCTCCGGGGACCAACAGGTTCTGGCCAATTTCGAGCTAAGACAACGGATTCCCAATGCGGAAAACCTGGAAGCCGTCCTCTTTTACGATGTCGGGACGGTCGATTTTGAAAAGTATTATCACAGCTATGGGGTGGGATTCCGTTATAACATTCCCTTATTGGGGCAACTCCGGTTTGACTTTGGCTGGACGCCGGAGAGCGGTAAACCCAAGTTTAACTTTTTCTTCGGAGAGATGTTCTAG
- a CDS encoding translocation/assembly module TamB domain-containing protein, with translation MRLRTGKIRFLYAFFLLFFGVVFIWGVKVFPSTALAGRIKHVVENEMSRFLSAEVQIKEVGLFFFSPELREVEIRTAGGKPVLTAAKIRVGLDWFKLVTTRSFNKGLRNLDLMTTTVWLWETLNLFRFDSSGGGGGVLPITIGLYDCRLIMEEPGRKWDWGNFAQLSGYVDLRGFPQIRATAEGKSTLDPEAAAVVELAYAVQRKQGKLKIKAEAASAPLWGEKIFRLLRYDRECRVVAGKVSSEVALLLQNGMVRLDEAQMAFADSRWELTALPYPLEDLNAELAVSSTGISVQNFKGKYHDGRISLKGNLETTSLDLDVNLYATGLDPADWATVIPQLKTVGLAGLVDLNLQIGGKLNAPELTGEVRMTDGRLAIAGSSAALDELRLLARLAGDEFHLSYLQGRIGGAPFFLHGRVFNFSDPALDLKGEIKDFPLDILAFEEFPLTGGGVDATFQVRGRLAAPEIKGDLTGRHLQVAGTSVPSLKLSGVYHWAKDHLQINRLTVQALGGQAVIRGELAQLTSAPILQLDVQAQQVALHQLPSSLWGEKIPALTGTADLDLILNGQLSRLVGEAELVVTAGSVDRFSYDQLQLVLRSDGDRLVVRAVLKENDGNLIATGSLQADTGDFRGDLLLHGFKPDDRLLPHPFAVFNGDINGLLQVEGNWTDGRRIQGEGWLEIYDLTYNGQELGVLKLKGKAENGRLSLSDSFLLTPAGEIKLTGLVEWQDQPFYALDANGEDLSLEDLGSLFPDFSLATLAGLTDLRLKITGWEDPLISGEVTSAWLGLNGYYFGDGAVAFRWQEGELSLDRLLLGSAAVGLQGQGKIGADRQLDLDVAVRNFPLVALDKLFGDYLQNPELLKKISGTLTGQGKLQGTIEEPVFAGELSVTKPVFAGFALDWLGGELSWFDRRLSCERLRLRRGEEEVTVYGQVDWTNGAPYLDLGLKMEKAGLADLLLVVGRAPNLRLDADLTGYLRLFGPLAQPQIRLITQIENGELNGYTPLSGELDLQIHDSKVTVNRLLLDDGSGELFASIVYTPGVQLDINARTKDFSLKPLVALTGRADLPTEGRFDLEMMVTTTDDGMQGEFEAFLQDIVWGSIAVNSLGLCGRINDDLVFLEAQDLGTQRLSIQGSIPLNPEWFGGLQLPTAWPHRYSQIDLGLSAEKMEASVLNTFFTGTKFTGGTIDGLISLNGTWRKPYLVGQIEITGGRGTIAGLSQELKDLNGLLSFSSRGLELRGLSNREGSYLEGRLGRGRFRLGGRVMMDGLRLEGFALRLNGDNLLLSPSFFDGLVGGELTLAGPATQPTLQGKVAIRKARIELPEAKGNTVPFDLNLDLQCEALNDVYFRMYGMAYVPFNGRLHVGGTLRKPELNGELVSNRGWVNVLGDTFRIKSLRAEFRPDYKLYPYLELEATRFLAGTEISLSTAGWSGDLDSLVINPSSNPPMSREEILKLLNWPEKIEDGSLTFANLFQENINMVGDFFIGRVLDEFRSIMPIDFLTLEQDRQEGTFWMNMGKSISEDLYLSYSRNLTSLDEQVWNLEWKIVPNFSLLGDYSAAEGLRWQFQYNLRF, from the coding sequence TTGCGGTTGAGAACAGGGAAAATCCGGTTCCTTTATGCCTTCTTTCTCCTTTTCTTTGGTGTTGTTTTCATTTGGGGGGTAAAGGTTTTTCCCTCCACCGCACTGGCGGGGCGGATCAAACATGTGGTGGAGAACGAGATGTCCCGTTTTCTCTCTGCGGAGGTACAGATCAAGGAGGTTGGTCTTTTCTTTTTCTCCCCGGAGTTAAGGGAGGTAGAGATCAGGACCGCCGGGGGGAAACCGGTTTTAACGGCGGCGAAAATCCGCGTCGGGTTGGACTGGTTCAAACTGGTGACTACCCGGTCCTTCAATAAAGGTCTGCGGAATCTTGATCTAATGACCACGACGGTCTGGTTATGGGAGACCCTCAACCTTTTCCGTTTCGATTCCAGCGGCGGCGGGGGCGGTGTTTTACCGATTACGATTGGTCTTTATGATTGCCGTCTGATCATGGAAGAACCAGGCCGGAAATGGGATTGGGGAAATTTTGCGCAGTTGAGCGGCTATGTTGACCTGCGTGGTTTTCCCCAGATCCGGGCCACCGCCGAAGGGAAAAGTACACTTGACCCGGAGGCGGCGGCGGTGGTGGAACTGGCCTATGCCGTTCAACGTAAACAAGGAAAGCTGAAGATAAAGGCGGAGGCAGCTTCCGCACCGTTATGGGGGGAGAAGATCTTCCGCCTTCTCAGGTACGACCGAGAGTGTAGAGTGGTGGCGGGGAAAGTCAGTTCCGAGGTGGCGCTCCTACTCCAAAACGGAATGGTAAGATTGGACGAGGCCCAGATGGCTTTCGCCGATTCCCGGTGGGAGTTGACGGCACTGCCATATCCCCTCGAAGACCTGAACGCGGAACTGGCGGTCTCGTCCACCGGAATTTCAGTGCAAAATTTTAAGGGAAAGTATCATGACGGCCGGATTAGTCTTAAAGGAAACCTGGAGACCACTTCCCTTGATCTTGATGTGAATCTGTATGCGACCGGCTTGGATCCAGCGGATTGGGCCACTGTGATTCCCCAGTTGAAAACGGTGGGACTGGCCGGACTGGTCGATTTGAACCTGCAAATTGGCGGTAAACTCAACGCCCCGGAACTGACGGGGGAAGTACGCATGACGGACGGCCGGTTGGCGATTGCCGGATCCTCCGCTGCCCTGGACGAGCTGCGGTTGCTGGCGCGGCTCGCCGGTGATGAGTTTCATCTTTCTTATCTGCAGGGGCGGATCGGCGGGGCTCCCTTCTTCCTGCACGGACGGGTCTTTAATTTTTCCGATCCGGCTTTGGATTTAAAAGGCGAAATCAAAGATTTTCCCCTCGATATCCTTGCTTTTGAGGAGTTTCCGCTGACGGGAGGCGGTGTTGACGCCACGTTTCAGGTGCGTGGCCGGCTGGCCGCACCGGAGATCAAAGGCGACCTTACCGGCCGCCACCTGCAGGTGGCGGGCACGAGCGTGCCATCTTTAAAGTTGAGTGGGGTCTACCATTGGGCGAAGGATCACCTGCAGATTAACCGGTTAACGGTGCAGGCTTTAGGTGGACAAGCGGTGATCCGCGGCGAGCTGGCACAATTGACCAGCGCGCCCATTCTGCAGTTGGACGTGCAGGCGCAACAGGTTGCCTTGCACCAACTCCCGTCGTCGTTATGGGGAGAGAAGATTCCTGCGTTGACCGGGACGGCCGATCTCGACTTGATTCTAAACGGGCAACTTTCCAGGTTGGTCGGTGAGGCGGAATTGGTGGTTACAGCCGGTAGCGTGGACCGTTTTAGTTATGATCAGCTTCAACTCGTGCTGCGGAGCGACGGGGACCGGCTGGTGGTGCGGGCGGTCCTTAAGGAAAACGACGGTAACCTAATTGCGACCGGTTCCCTTCAGGCCGACACCGGTGATTTCCGGGGAGACCTTCTCCTGCACGGGTTCAAACCGGATGACCGGTTATTGCCCCACCCCTTTGCCGTTTTCAACGGTGATATTAATGGGTTGTTACAGGTGGAAGGGAATTGGACGGACGGCCGGCGGATCCAAGGCGAAGGCTGGCTGGAAATCTATGATTTGACCTATAACGGGCAGGAACTTGGTGTTTTGAAGCTCAAGGGGAAGGCGGAAAACGGCCGGCTGAGCCTGAGCGATTCCTTTCTGCTAACGCCGGCCGGTGAAATCAAGCTCACCGGATTGGTGGAGTGGCAAGACCAGCCTTTCTATGCTTTGGATGCCAACGGCGAAGACCTGTCCCTTGAAGATCTTGGTTCCCTTTTTCCGGATTTTTCCCTTGCCACCTTGGCGGGGTTGACCGATTTGCGGCTCAAGATCACCGGTTGGGAAGACCCGCTGATCTCCGGTGAAGTGACCAGTGCATGGCTGGGGCTCAATGGTTATTATTTCGGAGATGGTGCGGTTGCTTTCCGTTGGCAGGAGGGGGAGCTCTCTCTTGACCGTCTCCTGTTAGGTTCGGCGGCGGTGGGGCTGCAGGGGCAAGGGAAGATCGGTGCCGACCGGCAACTGGACCTTGATGTGGCGGTGCGGAACTTCCCCCTCGTCGCGCTGGATAAGCTTTTCGGGGACTATTTACAAAACCCGGAGCTCCTAAAGAAAATATCCGGTACACTGACTGGACAGGGGAAATTACAGGGGACGATCGAAGAACCGGTCTTTGCGGGAGAGTTGAGTGTAACCAAACCGGTCTTTGCCGGGTTTGCCCTGGACTGGCTCGGGGGTGAACTCTCTTGGTTCGACCGGAGGCTCTCCTGCGAGCGCTTACGGTTACGGCGGGGCGAAGAGGAGGTAACCGTTTACGGTCAGGTTGATTGGACAAATGGAGCACCATATCTGGATCTGGGTTTAAAAATGGAAAAGGCCGGGTTGGCCGATCTGTTGCTCGTGGTGGGGCGCGCGCCCAACCTTCGGCTTGATGCTGACTTGACGGGTTATTTACGCCTCTTTGGTCCGTTGGCTCAGCCCCAAATCCGTCTGATTACTCAGATTGAAAACGGGGAGCTTAATGGTTATACTCCATTAAGTGGCGAGCTTGACTTACAGATCCATGATTCAAAGGTAACGGTCAACCGTTTATTGCTTGATGACGGCAGTGGGGAGTTGTTTGCTTCGATTGTTTACACCCCCGGTGTCCAACTGGATATTAACGCCCGGACCAAAGATTTTTCGCTTAAACCATTGGTTGCGCTAACCGGGCGGGCCGATCTGCCGACGGAGGGCCGTTTTGACCTGGAAATGATGGTTACAACCACGGATGACGGAATGCAAGGGGAGTTTGAGGCATTCCTGCAGGATATCGTCTGGGGAAGTATCGCCGTTAATTCGTTGGGGCTTTGTGGCCGGATCAATGATGACCTGGTGTTTCTGGAAGCACAGGATTTAGGGACCCAACGCCTCTCGATTCAGGGAAGTATTCCATTGAACCCGGAGTGGTTTGGCGGTTTACAGTTACCGACGGCCTGGCCACACCGGTATAGCCAGATCGACCTCGGGCTTTCTGCGGAGAAAATGGAAGCCAGCGTCCTGAATACGTTCTTTACGGGAACAAAGTTCACCGGAGGGACGATCGACGGTTTGATTTCGTTGAACGGGACATGGCGAAAACCCTATTTGGTAGGGCAAATAGAGATTACCGGCGGGCGGGGAACGATTGCCGGTTTATCTCAGGAACTAAAGGATCTCAATGGACTCCTTTCCTTTTCCAGCCGCGGGTTGGAGCTGAGGGGGTTGAGCAACCGCGAAGGAAGTTACCTGGAAGGACGGTTGGGCCGTGGGCGCTTCCGTTTGGGAGGAAGGGTGATGATGGATGGTCTGCGGCTGGAGGGCTTCGCCCTACGCTTGAACGGCGATAATCTTCTCTTATCCCCGTCTTTCTTTGACGGGTTGGTCGGCGGAGAACTGACGCTCGCCGGGCCTGCCACCCAACCGACCTTACAAGGGAAGGTGGCGATCCGGAAAGCCCGGATTGAACTTCCGGAGGCTAAGGGCAACACGGTTCCCTTTGATCTGAACTTGGATCTTCAATGTGAAGCCCTGAACGATGTTTATTTCCGGATGTACGGCATGGCTTATGTTCCCTTCAACGGCCGTCTGCACGTCGGTGGTACGCTCCGGAAACCGGAGTTAAACGGGGAGCTTGTTTCAAACCGTGGTTGGGTGAATGTGCTGGGCGATACGTTCCGGATCAAAAGCTTGCGGGCGGAATTCCGTCCGGATTATAAGCTCTATCCCTATTTGGAGTTGGAAGCCACCCGTTTTCTCGCCGGGACGGAAATCTCGCTGAGTACGGCGGGGTGGTCCGGGGATTTGGATAGTTTAGTGATTAACCCCAGTTCCAATCCGCCCATGAGCAGGGAAGAAATATTGAAGCTCCTGAATTGGCCGGAAAAGATTGAGGATGGATCCCTTACTTTCGCCAATCTGTTTCAGGAGAATATCAATATGGTCGGGGACTTTTTTATCGGGCGCGTCCTGGATGAGTTCCGAAGCATTATGCCCATTGATTTCCTCACTTTGGAGCAGGACCGGCAGGAAGGGACCTTCTGGATGAATATGGGTAAGTCTATTAGTGAAGATTTATACCTCTCGTACAGCAGAAACCTGACCTCACTGGATGAACAGGTTTGGAATCTAGAATGGAAGATTGTTCCCAACTTTTCCTTACTTGGGGATTACTCCGCCGCGGAGGGGTTACGGTGGCAATTCCAGTATAATTTACGTTTTTAA
- a CDS encoding tRNA threonylcarbamoyladenosine dehydratase: MLEKETQMRFSRMEKLIGTAGLSTLQQARVAVVGVGGVGSFVVEALARAGVGWLVLVDHDQVELSNTNRQIHALTGNYGRPKVEVMAERVKAINPEVIVVPWQIFVGKENLPSVLHGDLSYIVDAIDTVTAKIALIQYAREREIPVISAMGAGNKLDPLALKVADISQTHTCPLAKAVRKGLRDRGITSGVKVVFSTEPPVHSPEGTTAAPAANTGCPSCPKEAVTEACCCPRRRATPGTISYMPAMVGLIVAAEVIRDLLSLERR, from the coding sequence ATGCTGGAGAAAGAAACCCAAATGCGTTTTAGTCGGATGGAGAAGTTAATCGGCACCGCCGGTTTAAGCACCCTGCAGCAGGCGCGAGTCGCGGTGGTCGGGGTCGGCGGGGTTGGTTCTTTTGTGGTGGAAGCCCTGGCCCGGGCAGGAGTCGGCTGGTTGGTGTTGGTCGACCACGATCAAGTTGAGCTTTCTAATACCAACCGCCAGATTCACGCTTTAACCGGAAATTACGGCCGGCCCAAAGTCGAGGTGATGGCCGAACGCGTTAAAGCGATTAATCCGGAGGTTATCGTCGTTCCCTGGCAGATCTTTGTCGGGAAGGAAAATCTCCCTTCTGTCCTGCACGGCGACCTCAGTTATATCGTTGATGCCATTGATACAGTCACGGCCAAAATCGCCCTCATCCAGTATGCACGGGAACGGGAAATCCCCGTGATCTCCGCAATGGGAGCCGGGAATAAATTGGATCCTTTGGCACTTAAGGTCGCCGATATCAGCCAGACCCATACCTGTCCTTTGGCCAAAGCGGTCCGCAAGGGGCTCCGTGACCGTGGCATTACAAGCGGCGTTAAAGTGGTCTTCTCCACTGAACCACCGGTCCACAGCCCGGAAGGGACTACGGCGGCACCCGCCGCGAACACCGGCTGTCCTTCCTGCCCAAAGGAGGCGGTCACCGAAGCATGCTGCTGCCCCCGCCGGCGCGCAACACCGGGAACGATCTCCTACATGCCGGCCATGGTCGGGCTGATCGTCGCCGCCGAAGTCATCCGCGACCTGCTGAGCCTGGAACGGAGGTAA